Proteins encoded within one genomic window of Gambusia affinis linkage group LG23, SWU_Gaff_1.0, whole genome shotgun sequence:
- the LOC122826801 gene encoding nucleolar protein dao-5-like, with the protein MVPGQEQHQEGDQLEDGSPVLGGHSDNVSEDQGNSSCRSPPDSVDCIISSSEVQVGNNCTSSGSGSCTTSSILRVDPAYAASQLLEVLPPNFKYICEIGMVQKPQEGISLLTFLESTCGLDKWEEPILSPEDSRPIGTLQHHQVGLEGDTTSVTFGHRIVKKATRKVGAVKEDGLSPKISFGTVIPTSIIFTCGLEKPEEDFRSMGISQHFQVGLEEDAANVTSVTGKNRKRTKGSGDEEEPPAKKTRENRAEDDLPSKRTSNSGAEEVLPAKRTRDSGDAEEELPTKRTRDSGDGEEEPSAKRTRENQAEDDLPSKRTSNSGAEEVLPAKRTRGSGDGEEEPSAKRTRENQAEDDLPSKRSRDSGDAEEELPTKRTRDSGDGEEEISAKRTRDSGDGEEEIPAKKTRDSAAEDEPSAKRTRDSNDEEEPPAKKPSWEEGLQGIGRYGKEWENEPVQSTPVFIAYHKTDHEDPILSSPVPILSPCDFSPSSKMRCEDPTLSPPPFSPLSVTSLEDPILSPYDSSPSSKMGCEDPSPSPPTFSPLSVTFSEDPILSPCDFSPSSKMGYEDPSPSPPTFSPLSMTHLEHPNWSPLFNSSPSMSWEDPILFSPVPSLSLSPSTYSREPLWSSSNFSFSMGSDEDIEEDPIPSTSDGITGREGFRELWFRPHYDLSSDSD; encoded by the exons ATGGTTCCTGGCCAGGAGCAGCACCAGGAGGGTGACCAGCTGGAAG ATGGATCCCCAGTGTTGGGGGGACATTCAGACAATG TCTCTGAAGACCAGGGAAACTCAAGCTGTCGTTCACCTCCAGACTCTGTGGACTGTATTATCAGCTCCAGTGAAGTCCAGGTTGGTAATAACTGCACTAGCAGTGGTAGTGGTAGCTGTACTACCAGCTCCATTCTGAGAGTGGACCCTGCTTATGCTGCATCACAGCTGCTGGAGGTTCTTCCTccaaattttaaatacatttgtgaaaTAGGGATGGTTCAGAAGCCTCAAGAGGGAATTTCTCTCTTGACTTTTCTTGAATCCACTTGTGGACTTGACAAATGGGAAGAGCCCATTTTGAGTCCAGAGGATTCCAGACCTATCGGTACCTTGCAACATCACCAGGTAGGTTTGGAAGGGGACACAACTTCCGTGACTTTTGGCCACCGGATCGTCAAGAAAGCTACACGGAAGGTGGGTGCTGTGAAGGAGGATGGTCTTTCACCAAAGATTAGTTTTGGTACCGTGATTCCTACCAGCATTATATTCACATGTGGACTAGAAAAACCAGAAGAGGACTTCAGATCTATGGGGATCTCCCAACATTTCCAGGTAGGTTTGGAAGAGGATGCGGCTAATGTGACATCTGTGACtggcaaaaacagaaagaggacaAAGGGCAgtggtgatgaagaggagcccCCTGCCAAGAAGACTAGGGAGAATCGAGCTGAAGATGACCTCCCCTCCAAGAGGACCAGCAACAGTGGTGCTGAAGAGGTGCTCCCCGCCAAGAGGACCAGGGACAGTGGTGATGCTGAAGAGGAGCTCCCCACCAAGAGGACCAGGGACAGTGGTGATGGTGAAGAGGAGCCCTCTGCAAAAAGGACCAGGGAGAATCAAGCTGAAGATGACCTCCCCTCCAAGAGGACCAGCAACAGTGGTGCTGAAGAGGTGCTCCCCGCCAAGAGGACCAGGGGTAGTGGTGATGGTGAAGAGGAGCCCTCTGCAAAAAGGACCAGGGAGAATCAAGCTGAAGATGACCTCCCCTCCAAGAGATCCAGGGACAGTGGTGATGCTGAAGAGGAGCTCCCCACCAAGAGGACCAGGGACAGTGGTGATGGTGAAGAGGAGATCTCTGCCAAGAGGACCAGGGACAGTGGTGATGGTGAAGAGGAGATCCCTGCCAAGAAGACTAGGGACAGTGCTGCTGAAGATGAGCCCTCTGCCAAAAGGACCAGGGACAGCAATGATGAAGAGGAGCCCCCTGCCAAGAAACCCAGTTGGGAGGAGGGCCTTCAAGGCATTGGCAGATATGGTAAAGAATGGGAGAATGAGCCCGTTCAGTCAACTCCTGTGTTCATTGCCTACCATAAGACAGACCATGAAGATCCTATTCTGTCATCCCCTGTTCCCATTTTGTCACCCTGTGACTTCAGTCCTTCATCTAAAATGAGATGTGAGGATCCCACTCTGTCACCCCCTCCGTTCAGTCCCTTATCAGTGACATCCTTGGAGGATCCCATTTTGTCACCCTATGATTCCAGTCCTTCATCTAAAATGGGATGTGAGGATCCCAGTCCATCACCCCCTACGTTCAGTCCCTTATCAGTGACATTCTCGGAGGATCCCATTTTGTCACCCTGTGATTTCAGTCCTTCATCTAAAATGGGATATGAGGATCCCAGTCCATCACCCCCTACGTTCAGTCCCTTATCTATGACACACTTGGAGCATCCCAATTGGTCACCACTCTTCAATTCTTCCCCATCAATGTCATGGGAGGATCCCATTCTGTTTTCCCCTGTCCCTAGTCTTAGTCTCTCACCATCAACATACTCCAGAGAACCACTTTGGTCATCCTCTAACTTCAGTTTCTCGATGGGGTCTGACGAGGACATAGAAGAGGATCCAATACCTTCAACATCTGACGGAATTACAGGAAGAGAGGGTTTCAGAGAGTTGTGGTTTAGACCTCACTACGACTTGTCTAGTGACTCTGATTAG